The Niastella koreensis GR20-10 genome includes a window with the following:
- a CDS encoding CopD family protein → MYNYIKALHIVFIVTWFSGMFYIVRLFVYNTEAGEKDEPEKSILRKHFSIMIERLWLGITWPSAVLTLIFGPLMWWQLGALPGWLLIKLFFVLGLYAYHFTLHAIYKQQMNGVFKYSSQKLRIWNEVATIFLIAIVMLATVKQNMSVVWGLVGLIGFVVVLMSAIKIYKNIRMKKK, encoded by the coding sequence ATGTATAACTACATCAAAGCACTCCACATTGTATTTATTGTAACCTGGTTCAGTGGCATGTTTTATATTGTTCGGCTGTTTGTGTATAACACAGAAGCTGGCGAAAAAGACGAGCCTGAAAAAAGTATTCTTCGTAAGCATTTCTCCATCATGATCGAACGCCTTTGGTTGGGTATAACCTGGCCATCGGCTGTACTCACCCTGATATTTGGGCCGCTTATGTGGTGGCAATTGGGAGCATTACCTGGATGGTTATTGATAAAACTTTTTTTTGTACTGGGGTTATATGCCTACCATTTTACACTGCATGCTATTTACAAACAGCAAATGAATGGGGTATTTAAATACAGCTCACAGAAGCTGCGCATCTGGAATGAAGTAGCAACCATCTTTTTGATTGCCATTGTGATGTTGGCTACAGTAAAACAAAACATGAGTGTGGTGTGGGGACTGGTTGGACTGATTGGTTTTGTAGTAGTGTTAATGAGTGCGATAAAGATCTACAAGAATATCAGGATGAAGAAGAAGTGA
- the ileS gene encoding isoleucine--tRNA ligase: MAVNYREFQKLNLPVIEQEMLAKWNENQAFEKSVSLRNNAPSFVFYEGPPSANGMPGIHHVISRTLKDLVCRYKTMRGFQVSRKAGWDTHGLPIELGVEKELGITKEDIGKKITVEEYNRKCREAVMRYKDKWDDITKKMGYWVDLNDPYITFENNYIETLWYLLSKMYEKGLLYESVSIQPYSPAAGTGLSSHELNQPGCYRNVKDTSAVAMFKAIRDEKSAFLFDAIRDSNKEVFFMAWTTTPWTLPSNLGLTVGGRITYVLVQTFNPYTHLPVNVVLAKDLLGKYFKPEAENGNFEAYQEKNSSPTGGGREGALPWRILTEFKGAQIEGCQYEQLLPFEANSLQSITALNPDAKPFRVLLGDFVTTEDGTGIVHTAPDFGADDFRVGAKYNIGGFSGVNKYGKLEKLVLVDRTGKFVEGLGEFSNRYVKNYKDEKDYVDVNVDISVKLKKENRAFKVEKYEHNYPHCWRTDKPVLYYPLDAWFIKTTALKDRLVALNKTINWKPKSTGEGRFGNWLENMVDWNLSRSRFWGTALPIWKTEDGNEEKCIGSVPQLKEEAAKADKALGTNNARLMNELDLHKPYVDEIVLVSDSGKPMKRVPDLIDVWFDSGAMPYAQWGLDHEKLKAGDPMPFKEPFSKNFPASFIAEGVDQTRGWFYTLHTIAGLLFDSVAYQTCVSNGLVLDKNGNKMSKRLGNVVDPFKTIEQFGADATRWYLITNASPWENMKFDLEGIKEVQRKFFGTLYNTYQFFALYANVDGFSFKEDYIPLEQRPEIDRWILSSLNTLIKKVTEYMDDYEPTQAGRVIEEFMDEHLSNWYVRLCRRRFWKGEYEQDKISAYQTLYECLETVLKLMAPISPFFSDALFQNLNAVTGMHKVESVHHADFPVSNPAAVDTSLEERMQLAQDSSSLVLSLRKRVNIKVRQPLQKVLIPVLNKHMKNQIELVEDLLKSEVNVKEIEYLTEDNGFIKKKIKPNYTVLGKKLGGKMKAVAAALAEFMQEDIAKLEKDGTISLQIDNEPLILQTNEVEITSEDIPGWMVANKDALTVALDVTVTPELVSEGNARELVNRIQKIRKDSGFELTDRILVKVTEHQELNQSIAQFNSYICAEILADKLELVPELPDGTEIEVNDIPIKVFVTKKA, from the coding sequence ATGGCAGTTAACTACAGAGAGTTTCAGAAATTGAATTTGCCTGTTATAGAACAGGAAATGTTGGCTAAATGGAATGAAAATCAGGCATTTGAGAAAAGTGTGTCGTTGCGTAACAACGCCCCTTCCTTTGTTTTTTATGAGGGTCCGCCCAGCGCCAACGGAATGCCCGGAATTCACCACGTTATCAGCCGCACGTTAAAAGACCTGGTTTGCCGCTACAAAACCATGCGTGGCTTTCAGGTTAGCCGCAAAGCCGGCTGGGATACCCATGGCCTGCCAATTGAGCTGGGGGTAGAAAAAGAACTGGGAATCACCAAAGAAGACATTGGTAAAAAAATTACTGTTGAAGAATACAACCGCAAATGCCGCGAGGCGGTTATGCGGTATAAAGATAAATGGGACGACATCACCAAGAAAATGGGGTATTGGGTTGACCTGAACGATCCCTATATCACCTTCGAGAACAATTACATAGAAACTCTTTGGTACCTGCTGAGCAAAATGTACGAAAAGGGCTTGTTGTATGAGAGCGTGAGCATTCAGCCTTATTCGCCCGCTGCCGGTACCGGCCTTAGCTCGCATGAACTGAACCAGCCTGGTTGCTACAGAAATGTAAAAGATACCAGCGCCGTGGCCATGTTCAAAGCCATCAGGGACGAAAAATCGGCTTTCCTGTTTGATGCCATCAGGGATTCAAACAAAGAGGTTTTCTTTATGGCGTGGACGACCACTCCCTGGACGCTGCCATCGAACCTGGGCTTAACGGTAGGTGGGCGCATCACCTATGTATTGGTGCAAACCTTTAATCCATATACCCATTTACCGGTTAACGTGGTGCTGGCCAAAGACCTGCTTGGTAAATACTTTAAACCCGAAGCCGAGAATGGAAACTTTGAGGCATATCAGGAGAAGAACTCCTCCCCCACCGGGGGAGGCCGGGAGGGGGCCTTGCCCTGGAGAATTTTGACCGAATTCAAGGGTGCACAAATAGAAGGTTGCCAATACGAACAATTATTGCCGTTTGAAGCCAACTCGCTGCAGTCGATCACCGCACTGAACCCCGATGCCAAACCTTTCCGGGTTTTGTTGGGTGATTTCGTAACCACTGAAGATGGTACCGGTATCGTACACACCGCGCCTGATTTTGGCGCCGATGACTTTAGGGTGGGGGCTAAGTATAACATTGGCGGCTTTAGCGGAGTAAATAAATACGGTAAACTGGAAAAACTGGTGCTCGTTGACCGCACCGGCAAATTCGTTGAAGGGCTGGGCGAGTTCAGCAACCGGTACGTAAAGAACTATAAAGACGAGAAAGATTATGTAGATGTGAACGTTGACATCAGCGTGAAATTGAAAAAAGAAAACCGCGCCTTTAAGGTGGAGAAATATGAGCATAATTATCCCCACTGCTGGCGTACAGATAAACCGGTGTTATACTATCCGTTAGATGCCTGGTTTATAAAAACAACCGCCCTGAAAGACAGGCTGGTAGCCCTGAACAAAACCATTAACTGGAAGCCAAAATCAACCGGTGAAGGCCGTTTTGGTAACTGGCTCGAAAATATGGTTGACTGGAACCTGAGCCGCAGCCGTTTCTGGGGTACCGCTTTACCTATCTGGAAAACCGAAGATGGCAACGAGGAAAAATGCATCGGTTCGGTTCCGCAGTTAAAAGAAGAAGCCGCCAAAGCCGATAAAGCATTGGGTACCAATAATGCCCGCCTCATGAACGAGCTCGATTTGCATAAACCTTATGTAGATGAGATTGTGCTGGTAAGCGATTCGGGCAAACCCATGAAACGCGTGCCCGATCTTATTGACGTTTGGTTCGATAGCGGCGCCATGCCGTATGCACAATGGGGCCTCGATCATGAAAAGCTGAAAGCCGGTGACCCCATGCCTTTCAAAGAGCCATTCAGCAAAAACTTCCCGGCTTCCTTTATAGCCGAAGGGGTTGACCAAACGCGTGGCTGGTTCTATACCCTGCATACCATAGCTGGTCTGTTATTTGATTCTGTTGCTTATCAAACCTGCGTATCCAACGGGCTGGTACTGGATAAGAACGGAAACAAAATGAGCAAGCGCCTGGGCAATGTGGTTGATCCGTTTAAGACTATTGAACAATTTGGCGCCGATGCCACCCGCTGGTACCTCATTACCAATGCTTCGCCCTGGGAGAACATGAAATTCGACCTGGAAGGCATCAAGGAAGTACAGCGTAAATTCTTCGGCACTTTATATAATACTTACCAGTTCTTTGCGCTGTATGCCAATGTAGATGGATTTTCTTTTAAAGAAGACTATATACCACTGGAGCAACGGCCGGAGATCGACCGCTGGATACTTTCCTCCCTGAATACCCTGATAAAAAAGGTAACGGAGTATATGGACGATTACGAGCCTACTCAGGCCGGTAGGGTTATAGAAGAGTTTATGGATGAGCACCTTAGCAACTGGTATGTGCGGTTATGCCGTCGCCGGTTCTGGAAGGGGGAGTATGAACAGGATAAAATAAGCGCTTACCAAACCCTGTACGAGTGCCTGGAAACCGTGTTGAAGCTGATGGCGCCCATTTCGCCCTTCTTCAGCGATGCATTGTTCCAGAACCTGAACGCAGTAACCGGCATGCATAAGGTAGAATCGGTTCACCATGCCGATTTCCCCGTTAGTAACCCCGCTGCCGTGGATACTTCCCTGGAAGAACGTATGCAGTTGGCGCAGGATAGCTCCTCCCTGGTATTATCATTGCGTAAGAGAGTGAATATCAAGGTGCGTCAGCCTTTGCAGAAGGTCCTGATCCCTGTGTTGAACAAACACATGAAAAACCAGATAGAACTGGTGGAAGACCTGCTGAAAAGCGAGGTAAATGTAAAGGAAATTGAGTATCTGACTGAAGATAACGGCTTTATTAAAAAGAAGATAAAGCCTAATTATACGGTACTGGGTAAGAAGTTGGGCGGCAAAATGAAAGCAGTAGCAGCAGCATTAGCCGAATTTATGCAGGAAGACATAGCCAAATTGGAAAAAGATGGCACAATTTCATTGCAAATTGACAACGAACCCTTAATATTACAGACTAATGAAGTAGAGATCACCAGTGAAGATATCCCCGGGTGGATGGTGGCCAATAAAGATGCTCTCACCGTGGCTTTGGATGTAACCGTTACCCCAGAACTGGTTAGCGAAGGAAATGCCCGCGAATTAGTCAACCGTATCCAGAAAATCCGCAAAGACAGTGGTTTTGAACTCACTGATCGAATACTGGTAAAAGTAACCGAACACCAGGAGTTGAACCAATCGATCGCCCAATTTAATAGCTATATTTGTGCGGAAATTTTGGCAGACAAACTTGAACTAGTACCTGAATTACCAGATGGCACCGAAATTGAAGTGAACGATATTCCAATAAAAGTGTTCGTTACAAAAAAAGCGTAA